One stretch of Shewanella sp. Arc9-LZ DNA includes these proteins:
- a CDS encoding ATP-dependent DNA helicase RecQ → MTPSAYSDAATSDAAPTFFDQQTLHQLLQQQFGFTEFREGQQAVIETILAGHSALAIFPTGSGKSLCYQFCAQQLPNLTLVISPLLALMKDQLAFLASKSIAAASIDSSLTYEQTQQVMRDVRDQRTRILMVSVERFKNERFRQFLKSVPISLLVVDEAHCISEWGHNFRPDYLKIPQYCQEFSIPQSLLLTATATEQVKLDMAKRFGLIPEQVVQTGFYRPNLDLSVVAVNQQQKLTQLAYTVKNYQGAGIVYVTLQKTAEDVAAHLISQGINAAAYHAGMDQTVRQHIQQQFMQNHIQVIVATIAFGMGIDKSDIRFVIHFDLPKSIENYSQEIGRAGRDGLLAHCVTLANLDGLNTVENFVYGDTPEADSIGQLLGIIAAETESGRWEVQETPLSTACNIRSLPLKTLFVQLELLGVIRPSYAYFAEFKYRFVEDQQAILSRFNDQRQQFLSQVFAHTQFKKVWGQLDFDSLYQQHGCERQRVVAALDYLAEQNLIILETKKITQVYDVQQQALATPQQLQQLTQQLSQYFSENEHKEIVRIGKLVDFFELDRCLSANLAHYFDDHSVPQVCGHCSVCRGQIAVLSKQAVAPLPDSATVTTLLEPLILVARAKSLPTPTIATQAKFLAGMIMPMFSRLKVKQLDGFGRFSAYRYQDILDTVKKVNS, encoded by the coding sequence ATGACTCCCTCAGCATATAGTGACGCAGCAACTTCTGACGCCGCTCCAACATTTTTCGATCAACAGACGCTACACCAATTGTTGCAGCAACAATTTGGTTTTACTGAGTTCAGAGAAGGCCAACAAGCCGTTATTGAAACCATTTTGGCCGGTCATTCTGCGTTAGCTATATTTCCTACCGGTTCAGGTAAGTCCTTGTGTTATCAGTTTTGTGCCCAACAGTTACCCAACCTAACCTTAGTTATTTCGCCTTTGCTGGCTTTAATGAAAGATCAGCTGGCATTTTTAGCCAGTAAAAGCATCGCCGCCGCCAGTATTGATTCAAGTTTAACTTATGAACAAACGCAACAAGTGATGCGCGATGTACGAGATCAACGTACACGAATTTTAATGGTGTCAGTTGAGCGTTTTAAAAATGAGCGTTTTAGGCAATTTCTTAAGTCAGTCCCTATTTCGTTGCTGGTGGTTGATGAAGCGCATTGTATTTCAGAATGGGGACACAATTTCAGGCCTGATTACTTAAAAATCCCTCAATATTGCCAAGAATTTTCAATCCCTCAAAGTTTGTTATTAACAGCGACGGCAACTGAGCAAGTAAAATTGGATATGGCTAAACGTTTTGGTTTGATACCAGAGCAGGTGGTGCAAACCGGTTTTTATCGGCCGAATTTAGATTTGTCTGTTGTCGCGGTTAATCAGCAACAAAAGCTCACTCAGCTCGCGTATACCGTTAAAAACTATCAAGGTGCTGGCATAGTATATGTAACCCTACAGAAGACCGCTGAGGACGTTGCTGCGCACTTAATCAGTCAAGGGATCAATGCTGCTGCGTACCATGCAGGTATGGATCAAACTGTTCGACAACATATTCAACAACAATTTATGCAGAACCACATTCAAGTGATAGTGGCGACTATTGCTTTTGGTATGGGCATTGATAAATCAGATATTCGATTTGTTATCCATTTTGATTTACCTAAGTCGATTGAAAATTACAGCCAAGAAATCGGTCGAGCAGGGCGTGATGGTTTGCTAGCCCATTGTGTGACGTTAGCAAATTTAGATGGATTAAATACTGTTGAAAATTTTGTTTACGGTGATACACCTGAAGCCGATAGTATAGGTCAATTATTAGGCATTATTGCAGCTGAAACCGAAAGTGGTCGCTGGGAAGTACAAGAAACGCCATTGTCCACAGCATGTAATATTCGTTCATTGCCGTTGAAAACATTATTTGTGCAGTTAGAGCTTTTAGGCGTGATCCGCCCAAGCTATGCTTATTTTGCTGAATTTAAATATCGGTTTGTGGAAGACCAGCAAGCCATCCTCAGTCGGTTTAACGATCAGCGCCAGCAATTCTTGAGTCAGGTATTTGCCCATACGCAGTTTAAAAAGGTGTGGGGACAACTTGATTTTGACAGTTTATATCAACAACATGGTTGTGAACGACAACGAGTTGTTGCGGCATTAGACTATTTAGCTGAACAGAATTTGATAATTCTTGAGACAAAAAAAATCACTCAAGTGTATGATGTACAACAGCAGGCATTAGCGACACCGCAGCAATTACAACAATTGACCCAGCAACTCAGTCAATATTTTAGTGAGAATGAACATAAAGAGATTGTGCGGATTGGTAAGCTAGTCGATTTTTTTGAACTTGATCGTTGTTTAAGTGCAAATTTAGCTCACTATTTTGATGACCACTCGGTGCCACAAGTATGTGGTCACTGCAGCGTTTGTCGTGGGCAAATTGCCGTCTTATCCAAACAGGCTGTGGCTCCGTTACCAGACTCGGCCACAGTGACAACATTGCTTGAACCGTTAATTTTAGTGGCTCGAGCAAAATCGTTACCCACTCCAACCATTGCCACGCAGGCTAAATTTCTTGCTGGTATGATAATGCCAATGTTTAGTCGTTTGAAAGTTAAACAACTAGATGGCTTTGGACGTTTTAGTGCTTATCGATATCAAGATATTCTGGATACTGTTAAGAAGGTAAATTCATGA
- the eco gene encoding serine protease inhibitor ecotin, with protein sequence MKRISVTDTIKFVMTVTVICTGVISFGSRATSPVDNHYLNTLKINTTVMDVSQYQPQRASKMYPAPTEGMVQHVLTLPELKNEQDYMFEVQIGQNQIVDCNKTKLIGDIDKVSLAGWGYVYYLVEKLMQGPTTKMMCTNAKSAEFIVLNEALTLRYDSRQPKVFYLPEGTDLRYRVWKTASEFVFSGQ encoded by the coding sequence ATGAAACGAATCAGTGTTACTGATACCATAAAATTCGTGATGACGGTTACGGTCATCTGTACCGGTGTCATCTCGTTTGGATCGCGAGCGACCAGTCCCGTTGACAATCATTATCTGAACACCCTGAAAATTAACACTACGGTTATGGATGTCAGTCAATATCAGCCGCAACGAGCCAGTAAAATGTATCCTGCCCCCACTGAGGGCATGGTACAACATGTACTGACCTTGCCTGAACTGAAAAATGAGCAAGATTACATGTTTGAAGTGCAAATAGGTCAAAATCAAATCGTCGATTGTAATAAGACCAAGCTCATCGGTGACATTGACAAAGTATCATTAGCCGGCTGGGGATATGTCTATTACCTAGTCGAAAAATTGATGCAAGGTCCGACAACCAAAATGATGTGCACTAACGCTAAATCAGCTGAGTTTATCGTGCTTAATGAAGCACTGACATTACGCTATGACAGCCGTCAACCTAAAGTGTTTTATTTACCCGAAGGCACCGACTTACGATATAGAGTGTGGAAAACTGCGAGCGAGTTTGTGTTTAGTGGCCAATAA
- a CDS encoding GGDEF domain-containing protein, whose product MHNTQNLEQTSHILHLALPKMADLAIPVTPENYAIWFDYFAESNLNLKRAIDGLIANGVQFTPEVNLGLYNRFIEEQSPEIIENVQIETQILINSLLNKIEQLNVGTESFSSNLNQFGEQLQTNPNADELNLIVGSIVAEVDQVIANNRQMSASLESLSEEVANLKDEMENLSKVAMTDELTSLKNRRSYELFAAEQMTKFVDTQTVCSLLMIDIDNFKMFNDTFGHLIGDKVLAYVALAMKNTVKGDDLVARYGGEEFVVMLPNAKLIDAVNVAEKIRERIALKQLSIGKEKKQNLGHITVSIGVATIQTGDDVDTLLSRADEQLYIAKAAGKNCVKFG is encoded by the coding sequence ATGCATAATACCCAAAATCTTGAACAAACCTCGCATATACTGCATTTAGCGTTACCTAAAATGGCCGACTTAGCTATTCCTGTCACGCCAGAAAACTATGCTATTTGGTTTGATTATTTTGCTGAGAGTAACCTTAATCTAAAACGCGCAATTGACGGTTTAATTGCTAATGGTGTTCAATTTACTCCCGAGGTTAATTTAGGTTTATACAATCGATTTATTGAAGAACAATCACCAGAAATTATTGAAAACGTCCAAATCGAAACTCAAATTCTGATTAACAGCTTACTTAATAAGATTGAGCAGTTAAATGTTGGCACGGAATCTTTTTCATCTAACCTCAATCAATTTGGCGAACAGCTGCAAACAAATCCTAATGCTGATGAGCTCAATCTTATCGTTGGTTCCATTGTCGCCGAAGTTGATCAAGTCATTGCTAATAATCGCCAAATGTCTGCGAGCCTCGAGTCATTATCTGAAGAAGTTGCTAACCTTAAAGACGAAATGGAAAATTTGAGTAAAGTGGCTATGACGGATGAACTTACATCGTTAAAGAACCGCCGCTCTTATGAGTTGTTTGCTGCAGAGCAGATGACCAAGTTTGTCGACACTCAAACGGTATGCAGTTTGTTGATGATTGATATTGATAATTTTAAGATGTTTAATGATACTTTTGGCCACTTAATTGGCGATAAAGTGTTGGCTTATGTGGCTTTAGCCATGAAAAATACTGTTAAAGGCGATGATTTGGTTGCTCGCTATGGTGGTGAAGAGTTTGTGGTAATGTTACCCAATGCCAAGCTTATCGATGCCGTAAACGTGGCGGAAAAAATACGTGAAAGAATTGCATTAAAACAGCTTTCTATCGGTAAAGAAAAGAAACAAAACCTGGGGCATATTACCGTTTCTATTGGAGTGGCCACTATTCAAACGGGTGATGATGTAGATACCTTATTATCGCGGGCTGACGAACAACTTTATATTGCAAAAGCTGCCGGCAAAAACTGCGTCAAATTTGGTTAA
- a CDS encoding acetate--CoA ligase family protein: protein MSQRSINALFKPTSVAVIGASNGNKRAGKAIMKNLLSGGFSGPIMPVTPKYTAVMGVLAYPNIEALPIKPDLAIICTNALRVPSIVERLAQFGCKVAIIMASGMASQTDEQGNNLLELTKQYAKRYGMRLLGPNSLGMILPPIGLNASLAHAGANVGKIAFVSQSAAICTTVLDWANNKGIGFSSFISLGDATDIDFDELLDYLGRDSKTSAIMLYIDSINEKRHFLSAARAASRNKPIFVIKSGRSREGVQAAMLHTGGIGGNDAVYEAAFRRAGMLRVNDLIELFAAVESLAHSTPLKGERLVIMSNGGGPAVLAADELIIKGGKLAQLSEKTVAELNAILPNTWSQQNPIDMIGDSDSQRYADTLKVLMSSNDTDTILVLHSPSVLGESVDIANSIIDTINQHPNRNRINMLTNWSGEDSAYLARKRFTKAGIPTYRTPEGAVRAFMHMVEYRRNQKLLQEVPQSIPDNIPTDSKAARLLLQRALDNDQTVVETHQAVDILRAYGLNTIETRFVKDVDEAVNVANQVGYPVALKVQSPDLLYKSDVHGVVLNLASDEDVSHAAHSIIDRVHQTNPSAKIDGLIIQKMALTAGAQEIRVSVINDPVFGPAICLGEGGSEWDPTRDAAVALPPLNMALARYMVIQALKTHKLRDRHLPLGLDMNALCVMLTQISHLIIDCPEIAEVDINPVLAAGEKITLLDVNMRLHATPQDNINRLAILPYPKELEQTTTLKNGLEIMLRPILPEDEPKHLDFDNSLSDEDRYKRYFGVRSRMTHEEMAVLTQIDYSREMAFIATTMTEDGEELTLGAVRASIDPDNTEAEFAMAVRSNYQGIGLGKLLLEKLIAYYKTNNTLYLTGFTMFENRSMANLAKSLGFTVSFDMEEHLIKMHMDLQPKAQ from the coding sequence ATGAGTCAACGCAGCATTAATGCACTCTTTAAACCCACTTCGGTGGCAGTCATTGGCGCATCTAACGGCAATAAGCGTGCAGGTAAAGCAATCATGAAAAACCTGCTATCAGGCGGTTTTTCTGGGCCAATAATGCCTGTCACACCCAAATATACCGCAGTAATGGGTGTATTGGCGTACCCCAATATTGAAGCATTACCGATCAAACCTGATTTAGCCATTATTTGCACCAACGCCTTAAGAGTGCCCAGTATTGTTGAACGTTTGGCTCAATTTGGCTGTAAAGTTGCGATTATTATGGCCTCTGGCATGGCATCGCAAACTGACGAGCAAGGTAATAATTTACTTGAACTCACCAAACAATATGCCAAACGATACGGAATGCGCTTATTAGGCCCCAATAGTTTGGGAATGATTTTACCGCCTATTGGACTCAATGCCAGTTTAGCGCACGCTGGAGCCAACGTAGGCAAAATTGCATTTGTGTCGCAATCAGCAGCCATTTGCACCACGGTACTCGATTGGGCCAACAACAAAGGTATTGGCTTTTCGTCGTTTATTTCACTCGGTGATGCCACCGATATCGACTTTGATGAATTACTCGATTATTTAGGCCGCGACAGTAAAACCAGCGCTATCATGCTGTATATCGATTCCATTAACGAAAAACGTCACTTTTTATCTGCCGCTCGCGCTGCCTCACGCAATAAACCCATCTTTGTGATTAAATCAGGTCGCAGCCGTGAAGGTGTGCAAGCCGCAATGCTCCATACTGGTGGTATTGGTGGCAACGATGCCGTTTATGAAGCCGCTTTTAGACGTGCCGGTATGTTAAGAGTAAATGATTTAATTGAATTATTTGCTGCGGTAGAAAGCCTTGCTCATTCGACCCCATTAAAAGGTGAACGATTAGTCATTATGAGTAATGGCGGCGGCCCTGCTGTATTGGCCGCGGATGAGTTGATTATTAAAGGTGGCAAACTGGCACAATTGTCAGAAAAAACCGTCGCTGAACTGAATGCTATTTTACCCAATACTTGGTCACAACAAAATCCTATCGACATGATTGGTGATTCAGACAGCCAACGCTATGCAGATACATTAAAAGTACTTATGAGCAGTAACGATACTGACACTATTTTGGTGCTACATTCACCATCGGTATTAGGTGAAAGTGTTGATATTGCTAACAGTATTATCGACACCATCAATCAACACCCTAACCGCAATAGAATCAATATGCTCACCAATTGGAGCGGTGAAGACTCAGCTTATTTGGCCCGTAAACGGTTTACCAAAGCTGGCATTCCGACCTATCGAACCCCTGAAGGTGCCGTAAGAGCATTTATGCACATGGTCGAATACCGTCGTAACCAAAAGCTACTCCAAGAAGTACCACAGTCGATACCTGATAATATTCCGACTGACAGCAAAGCGGCACGACTATTATTACAACGCGCTTTGGATAATGATCAAACAGTGGTTGAAACCCATCAAGCCGTCGATATTTTACGTGCTTATGGACTCAACACCATTGAAACGCGATTTGTAAAAGATGTTGATGAAGCGGTTAATGTCGCCAACCAGGTCGGTTATCCTGTGGCGTTAAAAGTGCAATCACCAGACTTGTTGTATAAATCTGATGTGCACGGTGTAGTGCTAAATTTAGCCTCTGATGAAGATGTCAGTCATGCCGCCCACTCTATTATTGACCGGGTGCATCAAACTAATCCTTCAGCCAAAATTGACGGATTAATTATTCAAAAAATGGCATTAACCGCAGGTGCACAAGAAATTAGGGTGTCGGTAATTAATGACCCAGTATTTGGTCCGGCAATCTGTTTAGGTGAAGGTGGATCAGAATGGGACCCAACACGCGACGCTGCGGTTGCACTGCCACCGTTAAACATGGCACTGGCTCGTTATATGGTGATTCAAGCACTTAAAACCCATAAGCTGCGAGACCGTCATTTGCCACTCGGTCTAGACATGAATGCTTTATGCGTGATGCTGACTCAAATATCTCACTTAATTATTGATTGTCCTGAAATTGCCGAAGTAGACATTAATCCTGTTTTGGCCGCGGGTGAGAAAATCACCTTGTTAGATGTCAATATGCGGCTTCATGCCACCCCGCAAGACAACATTAACCGTTTAGCGATTTTGCCCTATCCAAAAGAATTAGAACAAACTACCACGTTAAAAAATGGTCTTGAGATAATGTTACGGCCTATTTTGCCAGAAGATGAGCCTAAACACTTAGATTTTGATAATTCGTTAAGTGATGAAGACAGATACAAGCGCTATTTTGGAGTGCGATCACGCATGACCCATGAAGAAATGGCAGTATTAACGCAAATTGATTATTCGCGTGAGATGGCTTTTATTGCGACGACAATGACAGAGGATGGTGAAGAGCTAACATTAGGGGCTGTGAGAGCGTCTATCGACCCAGATAATACCGAAGCCGAGTTTGCTATGGCGGTTCGCAGTAATTATCAAGGGATTGGCTTAGGCAAGTTACTACTGGAAAAACTGATTGCTTACTATAAAACCAACAATACACTTTATTTAACGGGCTTTACCATGTTTGAAAACCGCAGTATGGCCAACCTCGCCAAGTCACTTGGGTTTACCGTATCATTTGATATGGAAGAACATTTAATAAAGATGCACATGGATTTACAACCAAAAGCGCAATAA
- a CDS encoding efflux RND transporter permease subunit has product MDDTNKGIIAWFARNSVAANLLMIIIILGGLLTANTIRKQFFPAVEVNWIQFSAVYPGTAPQEVEEGITIKIEQALESAQGLKRVITYSNRNIAQGYFQVEDSYDPQVVLEEVKSEIDSISTFPGGMEPPKVERIKFRQEVMYLSLYGDLNQKQLKDLGERINDEIMQLPGVNISEYYSGLSYEIGIEVSKDRLREFGITFNDVAEAVRGYSRNMSAGQIKAENGYINLRVQNQAYVGYEFEQLPLLTLDDGTKILLGDIASVNDGFEEGIQYSKFNGKNSVTFFIGAGKNQSITDVADTINSFVDKQQKILPQGVKLEPWVDMTYYLDGRLQLMLDSMKSGAILVFIMLALFLRVRLAFWVMMGLPVCFLGTLLFMPMAFFDVTINVISLFAFILVLGIVVDDAIVMGESAHSESEEHGQSIDSVIRGVKKVAMPATFGVLTTIAAFLPITMDDGPSSAFGQAIGFVVILCLLFSLIESKLILPAHLAHMKKPTIVKPGSKNPLDWLRNGVNFVQGKIDRGLTKFIKSVYRPSLELAVEYRYAVIMLFISLILICVGLYMGGLVRFIGQPKIPHDFPRVTVEMNVDASEKSTLAAALAIEQTLYDVDKKIEQQYGQKMISDMQVDLKGQTTAEVMTKLVDPSLRPMDTFALADLWRKAMPQIPGVKSFSVQDSLMGGGREDGDISFRLEGKDESQLVAASLALKAKLNSLKGVSDVNDSRQSSAKEVQFQLKPLANALGLTLANIASQVGNSFYGLEAQRIIRNGEEIKVMLRYPEEQRNSIALVQDVMINTPQGAELPLSEVAEIKVVQGVNSIRRENGNRTINVWANVDADQTEPFKLAKDIRDNFMPELLIKYPRVHSEVSGSIQEQLDSADTQMRDFILSLLLIYSLLAIPLRSYIQPIMIMSVIPFGVIGSVMGHIILGIDLSVLSMFGIIAAAGVVVNDSLVMVDYVNNSRKAGVPMKQAVLNAGCRRFRAIMLTSLTTFIGLVPIMAETSMQAQMVIPMAVSLAFGVLFATVVTLCLIPCLYIAIEDGKALIRKVINIYVPAPSSTISVSEQH; this is encoded by the coding sequence ATGGACGATACTAATAAAGGAATTATCGCCTGGTTTGCCCGCAATAGCGTTGCGGCAAACTTGTTGATGATCATTATCATACTCGGTGGTCTGTTGACCGCCAATACCATCCGTAAACAGTTCTTCCCTGCCGTTGAAGTTAACTGGATTCAATTTAGCGCCGTGTATCCAGGTACTGCACCACAAGAAGTGGAAGAAGGCATTACCATTAAGATTGAACAAGCCTTAGAAAGCGCTCAAGGCTTAAAAAGGGTTATTACCTATTCGAATCGTAATATAGCGCAGGGATATTTTCAGGTAGAAGACTCATATGATCCACAAGTCGTACTTGAAGAGGTTAAGTCTGAAATTGACTCCATCTCAACCTTTCCAGGCGGCATGGAGCCCCCAAAAGTTGAACGGATTAAGTTTCGCCAAGAAGTAATGTATTTAAGCCTTTATGGTGACTTAAACCAAAAGCAACTCAAAGATTTAGGCGAGCGCATTAATGATGAAATCATGCAATTGCCTGGGGTCAACATTAGCGAATATTATAGCGGCTTAAGTTATGAAATTGGCATTGAAGTCAGTAAAGACCGTTTACGTGAGTTTGGGATCACATTTAACGATGTCGCTGAGGCCGTTCGTGGCTATTCACGCAATATGTCGGCTGGCCAAATCAAAGCAGAAAATGGTTACATCAATTTACGCGTTCAGAATCAAGCCTATGTGGGTTACGAGTTTGAACAACTGCCTTTACTAACATTAGATGATGGTACCAAGATTTTATTGGGTGATATTGCCAGCGTAAATGATGGCTTTGAAGAAGGCATTCAATACTCTAAATTTAATGGTAAAAACTCAGTTACCTTCTTCATTGGTGCGGGTAAAAATCAAAGTATTACCGATGTGGCGGATACCATTAATAGCTTTGTCGATAAACAGCAAAAAATATTACCACAAGGTGTCAAACTTGAACCTTGGGTAGACATGACTTACTACTTGGATGGCCGTTTACAACTGATGCTCGACAGCATGAAAAGTGGTGCGATATTAGTGTTTATCATGCTGGCCTTATTCTTGCGAGTTCGATTGGCTTTTTGGGTGATGATGGGACTACCGGTGTGTTTTCTAGGTACCTTATTGTTTATGCCAATGGCATTTTTTGATGTAACCATTAACGTTATCAGCTTGTTCGCCTTTATCTTAGTGCTGGGGATCGTGGTCGATGATGCCATTGTGATGGGCGAAAGTGCCCACAGCGAATCAGAAGAACACGGCCAAAGTATTGACAGCGTTATTCGTGGGGTTAAAAAAGTCGCCATGCCAGCAACCTTTGGTGTATTGACCACGATAGCCGCTTTTCTACCAATAACCATGGACGACGGTCCATCATCTGCATTTGGGCAGGCTATTGGTTTTGTTGTTATTTTATGTTTATTATTTTCATTAATAGAATCTAAATTGATTTTGCCTGCGCATTTGGCGCACATGAAAAAGCCTACCATTGTTAAACCAGGTTCAAAAAATCCATTAGATTGGCTTCGTAACGGTGTTAATTTTGTTCAAGGTAAAATTGATCGCGGCTTAACGAAATTTATTAAGTCTGTCTATCGCCCTTCCCTTGAATTAGCGGTTGAGTATCGTTACGCGGTTATCATGTTGTTTATCAGCTTGATTTTGATCTGTGTTGGCCTTTATATGGGCGGTTTGGTTCGTTTTATCGGTCAACCAAAAATTCCACACGACTTTCCAAGAGTCACCGTTGAAATGAACGTTGATGCATCAGAAAAATCGACACTCGCGGCCGCACTGGCCATAGAGCAGACTTTATATGATGTGGATAAAAAGATTGAGCAGCAATATGGCCAGAAAATGATTTCTGACATGCAGGTCGATCTTAAAGGGCAAACAACGGCTGAAGTGATGACTAAATTGGTCGATCCATCACTCAGACCAATGGATACCTTTGCTTTAGCAGACTTATGGCGCAAAGCAATGCCACAAATTCCTGGGGTTAAATCGTTTAGCGTTCAAGACAGTTTAATGGGTGGCGGTCGTGAAGACGGTGACATTAGCTTTAGGCTTGAAGGTAAAGATGAAAGTCAGTTGGTTGCAGCGTCATTAGCTCTAAAAGCCAAACTAAATTCACTTAAAGGCGTTAGCGACGTAAACGACAGCCGCCAGTCAAGTGCCAAAGAAGTGCAGTTCCAATTAAAGCCATTGGCCAATGCATTGGGCTTAACCTTAGCCAATATCGCCTCACAGGTGGGTAATAGTTTTTACGGTCTTGAAGCACAACGTATCATTCGTAATGGCGAAGAAATCAAAGTGATGCTGCGCTACCCTGAAGAGCAGCGTAACTCAATCGCATTGGTACAAGATGTGATGATTAACACCCCACAAGGTGCAGAGTTACCCTTATCTGAAGTTGCGGAAATCAAGGTCGTGCAAGGCGTAAACAGTATCCGCCGCGAAAACGGTAACCGAACCATTAACGTGTGGGCCAATGTAGATGCAGATCAAACTGAACCGTTTAAATTGGCTAAAGATATCCGTGATAACTTTATGCCAGAGTTGCTGATTAAGTATCCACGCGTCCACAGTGAAGTGTCTGGTAGTATTCAAGAGCAATTAGACAGCGCCGATACACAAATGCGTGACTTTATTTTATCGCTATTGCTGATTTATAGTTTGTTGGCTATTCCACTGCGCTCATATATTCAACCTATTATGATTATGTCGGTGATTCCGTTTGGGGTTATCGGTTCCGTAATGGGACACATCATTTTAGGCATCGATTTAAGTGTGCTATCGATGTTTGGTATTATTGCCGCTGCTGGTGTTGTGGTGAATGACTCACTAGTGATGGTGGATTATGTCAATAACTCCCGCAAAGCGGGTGTGCCGATGAAACAAGCCGTGCTCAATGCAGGTTGCCGACGCTTTAGAGCTATCATGCTTACCTCATTGACAACATTCATTGGTCTAGTGCCAATTATGGCTGAGACCAGTATGCAAGCTCAAATGGTAATCCCAATGGCGGTTTCATTAGCGTTTGGGGTGTTGTTTGCGACTGTGGTAACTTTATGTCTCATTCCATGTTTGTATATTGCTATTGAAGACGGTAAAGCATTGATCCGCAAGGTCATCAATATTTACGTCCCTGCTCCTTCGTCTACGATATCTGTATCAGAACAGCATTAA
- a CDS encoding efflux RND transporter periplasmic adaptor subunit: MATKKQIILPIIVLGIGIAGLVGIAALKKPPEEKPAVDTTPLVSVEALEYKPMTFSVSSYGVVAAKYDTELVAQVSGEIIYLADKFVKGGFVKKGDVLAKIDPSDYEAGLLDAQANIASSKANMVQERANAEVALREWAEITSSKPTDLSLRKPQLAQELAKLKSAEAGLLRAQRDLERTVIRAPYDALISSREIGLGAYVTTGSKIGHVYNTDTAEIRLPLADKEMQYLDKKGTHAEVRLAGNFAGSKQEWIGKIVRSEGVVDSKSRMTYLVAEIDDPYGLNSDKNELRFGTYVTAYVEGSNAGNVAIIPRHLIVNGLVAVMDSDKTLRYKPVNIIRQEGANVVISEGLESGMQVITSALDYPLEGMQLALPEDKILQDESVETEQTELAMEGK, from the coding sequence GTGGCTACTAAAAAACAAATAATATTACCCATCATAGTATTAGGTATTGGAATAGCCGGTTTAGTTGGCATTGCTGCACTAAAAAAACCGCCTGAAGAAAAGCCTGCAGTTGATACCACCCCTTTAGTGTCGGTTGAAGCACTTGAATATAAACCGATGACTTTTTCTGTCAGTTCATACGGTGTTGTCGCGGCAAAATACGACACCGAACTCGTCGCACAAGTCAGTGGTGAAATTATTTATTTAGCCGATAAATTCGTCAAAGGTGGCTTTGTTAAAAAAGGTGATGTTTTAGCTAAAATTGATCCCAGTGACTATGAAGCTGGATTATTAGATGCTCAAGCAAACATCGCCTCGTCTAAAGCCAACATGGTACAAGAACGAGCCAATGCTGAAGTTGCCTTACGTGAATGGGCCGAAATAACCAGCAGTAAGCCAACTGATCTTAGTTTGCGCAAGCCGCAATTAGCACAAGAATTAGCCAAACTAAAAAGTGCTGAAGCGGGTTTATTACGTGCACAACGCGATTTAGAGCGTACGGTTATCCGCGCGCCGTATGATGCACTCATATCCAGCCGTGAAATCGGTTTAGGCGCATACGTCACCACTGGCAGCAAAATTGGTCATGTTTATAATACTGATACAGCAGAAATTCGCTTACCGCTAGCCGATAAAGAAATGCAATATTTGGATAAAAAAGGCACTCATGCTGAAGTACGATTAGCGGGAAACTTTGCCGGAAGCAAACAAGAGTGGATAGGAAAAATTGTTCGCAGTGAAGGCGTGGTAGACAGCAAAAGCCGGATGACATACCTGGTTGCCGAAATAGACGATCCATACGGACTCAATAGCGATAAAAATGAATTACGATTTGGCACCTATGTTACCGCCTATGTTGAAGGCAGTAATGCCGGTAATGTGGCCATTATTCCGCGTCATTTGATTGTAAATGGTTTAGTTGCTGTGATGGATAGCGACAAAACCTTACGCTATAAACCTGTTAACATTATTCGCCAAGAAGGCGCGAATGTCGTGATTTCCGAAGGTCTTGAATCAGGAATGCAAGTAATAACATCAGCGCTTGATTACCCGTTAGAAGGTATGCAACTTGCTCTGCCTGAAGATAAAATCTTACAAGATGAGTCAGTAGAAACAGAACAAACTGAACTTGCGATGGAAGGTAAATAA